A genomic stretch from Lathyrus oleraceus cultivar Zhongwan6 chromosome 2, CAAS_Psat_ZW6_1.0, whole genome shotgun sequence includes:
- the LOC127121039 gene encoding probable O-methyltransferase 3 — protein sequence MTHSGFFSQQNVSENELEIEYMLTNAFRLLLKENPMSVTPFVHVMLSPIMTNPWHQMFIWLKNEDSSAFETTHGRYFWDYAAHDPIFNRLFNESMESDARLVSDLLIDKCKGVFHGLESLVDVAGGTGTMAKALAKSFPQMECIVFDLPHVVDGLQGSHNLSYVGGDMFQQIPQADAILLKWILHDWNDRECVNILKKCKESLEKKGKEGKSIIIDMVLDIENNNESVETQLFFDMLMMIMLTKKEKNEKEWVNLILSVGFSDYKITPILGLRSMIEIYP from the exons ATGACTCATTCTGGTTTTTTCTCTCAACAAAATGTTTCAGAGAATGAATTAGAAATTGAGTATATGTTAACGAATGCATTTAGGTTATTACTAAAGGAAAATCCAATGAGTGTCACCCCATTTGTCCACGTCATGCTCAGCCCGATTATGACAAATCCATGGCATCAAATGTTTATTTGGTTGAAAAATGAGGATTCTTCCGCATTTGAAACCACACATGGGAGGTATTTTTGGGATTATGCAGCTCATGACCCAATATTTAACCGTTTATTCAATGAGTCAATGGAAAGTGATGCTCGATTAGTGAGCGATCTGTTGATTGACAAGTGTAAGGGAGTGTTCCATGGATTAGAGTCATTGGTTGATGTTGCAGGAGGCACAGGAACCATGGCAAAGGCTCTTGCCAAATCATTCCCACAAATGGAATGCATTGTGTTTGATCTCCCACATGTTGTTGATGGCTTACAAGGAAGTCATAACCTAAGCTATGTTGGTGGAGATATGTTTCAACAAATTCCTCAAGCAGATGCCATTTTGTTGAAG TGGATCTTGCATGATTGGAATGACAGGGAATGTGTGAATATTTTGAAGAAATGCAAGGAATCATTGGAGAAGAAAGGTAAAGAAGGAAAGTCGATTATCATAGATATGGTGTTGGACATTGAAAACAATAATGAATCAGTTGAAACACAACTCTTCTTTGATATGTTGATGATGATAATGCTcaccaaaaaagagaaaaatgaaaaagaatgGGTTAATTTGATTTTATCTGTCGGTTTTAGTGACTATAAAATAACCCCAATTTTAGGTTTAAGGTCCATGATTGAGATCTATCCTTAA